The Thermococcus sp. genomic interval CCGACCTTCGTCTACGACGAGAGAAGGGAGGGTAAAACGAGGGTTCTTGAGGGGAACTTTGAGAGGTTCTTCAACGGGATTGGAGCGAGGGTAATGGCCATATGGACAAGGCCTGACAGGAGGAACAACGCGACCCGCTACGCCCTTGAGGTTCTGAACGAGTTCCTTAAGGATGTTGAAGAGAGCGATAGCTTCGAGCTGGTGAGGAATACTGATGAGATGAAAGGGGTCATAGAAAGCGGAAGGGTCGCCCTTTGGCTGGGCCTTGAGGGTGGTGAGCCAATCGGGGAGAGCCTCGATCTCCTTGAGGTCTTCCACCGTCTCGGCCTCCGCGTCCTGACGCTAACTTGGAGCCTGAGAAACGCTATAGGCGACGGCGTCTTTGAGAGGACAAACGGCGGTCTGACCAACTTCGGCGTCGAGGTAGTTGGCAAGGCCGAGGAACTCGGTATAGTTCTCGACCTGAGCCACATAAATGAAGCCGGCTTCTGGGACGCCCTCGACGTTACCTCCTTCCCGGTGATAGCGTCCCACTCGAACGCAAGGAAGCTCTGCGACCACCCCAGAAACCTGAAGGATGAACAACTAAAGGCCATAGCCGAGCGCGACGGTGTCGTCGGGGCCGTCGCTATACCGGGCTTCGTGGACAGCAAGAGGCCGACGCTGGAGAGATATGTGGAGCACATCTCATATATGGTTGACCTGATGGGCTACAGGCACGTAGGCCTCGGGTTCGACTTCGTCTACTACCTCCGGGGCTGGAGTGGAAAGGGCGTTGAGGGCTTCGAGGACGAGTCCAAGATACCAGACCTGCTGGGAAAAATGAAGGAGCGGTTCAGCGAGAGG includes:
- a CDS encoding dipeptidase translates to MIFDAHSDLPTFVYDERREGKTRVLEGNFERFFNGIGARVMAIWTRPDRRNNATRYALEVLNEFLKDVEESDSFELVRNTDEMKGVIESGRVALWLGLEGGEPIGESLDLLEVFHRLGLRVLTLTWSLRNAIGDGVFERTNGGLTNFGVEVVGKAEELGIVLDLSHINEAGFWDALDVTSFPVIASHSNARKLCDHPRNLKDEQLKAIAERDGVVGAVAIPGFVDSKRPTLERYVEHISYMVDLMGYRHVGLGFDFVYYLRGWSGKGVEGFEDESKIPDLLGKMKERFSEREVEAITFGNFERVFERVIG